A stretch of the Medicago truncatula cultivar Jemalong A17 chromosome 5, MtrunA17r5.0-ANR, whole genome shotgun sequence genome encodes the following:
- the LOC25494927 gene encoding oligoribonuclease produces the protein MENLVNSFSVLELDADDSTIQPLSLPSGSSGKKANGKALPVKIEKQDQHNPYLSDYRLPLVWIDLEMTGLNIELDRILEIACIITDGNLTKSVEGPDLVIHQTKECLDGMGEWCKSHHAASGLTKKVLQSTISEREAEEQVIEFVKKHVGGTYKPLLAGNSIYVDLQYMKKYMPELAGIFSHVVVDVSSISALCIRWYPKDQKKVPTKQKRHRALDDIRESIEELKYYKANIFKPKVKK, from the exons atggaaaatctTGTTAACTCTTTTTCGGTGTTGGAACTTGATGCTGACGATAGCACCATTCAACCTCTTTCTCTTCCTTCTG GTAGTAGTGGAAAGAAAGCTAACGGCAAAGCTTTACCAGTGAAAATTGAGAAACAAGATCAACACAATCCATATTTGTCTGATTACAGGTTACCTCTTGTCTGGATTGACTTGGAAATGACTG GTTTGAATATTGAATTGGATAGAATTCTGGAGATTGCTTGTATAATTACAGATGGAAACTTAACCAAATCAGTGGAG GGTCCTGATCTGGTCATACATCAAACTAAGGAGTGCCTTGACGGGATGGGAGAATGGTGTAAAAGTCATCACGCTGCTAGTG GGTTAACAAAAAAGGTGCTTCAGAGTACAATTAGTGAAAGAGAAGCTGAAGAACAG GTTATTGAATTCGTTAAGAAACATGTTGGAGGTACTTACAAACCTCTCTTGGCAGGAAATTCGATATATGTGGATTTACAATATATGAAG AAATACATGCCAGAATTGGCGGGGATCTTCTCTCATGTGGTTGTTGATGTTAGTAGTATTTCAGCTCTTTGCATTCGCTGGTATCCTAAAG ATCAGAAAAAAgtacctacaaaacaaaaaaggcaCAGAGCTCTGGATGATATTAGAGAAAGTATTGAGGAACTTAAATACTACAAGGCAAACATTTTCAAGCCAAAGGTCAAAAAATGA